GAAACAGAGGCAGGTACTTCCTAAACATTAAGCGAGGACTATAGACCGTGAACTCAAGCACGACACGCCTCAAAGCATCAGAAGGCGAACTCCAGCTAACGAGAACATCCCTCCTCAAAACCTTCTTAAGGTCTCTCAAGAGCCTAACCTCATAAACGTCTCTGAAGCTAGTGAAATCACTTACATCGAGCCAGCCACCAGCGAAGAAAACAACTAACAAGAAAAAGCAAAACACGATAAGAAAGTAAGCCAGGAAACTAGCGTAACCCACTAACTCATAGAGACTCAACACAATAAAGTACAACCAAGTAATAGGGTAGCTCAAGAAAGGAGAAACGAATAAGCCGCCGAACAAGAACGAGTTAAAGAGAGAGTGAAGCACCCCAAAAACAATATAAGCCTGAACGACTACGGACACGATACTCAAGCGACCGAGCCTACGTAAAACCCTCGAGGAAATAAAGAATATGGGGTCAAGCACCAACATCACGTAAGTAAATAAGTAAATCAACATGAAGAAAAACCAGGGAATAATGAAGGAGATAAGTACGGCCATAGGAACTAAAGACACCAGAACGAACGCGGCGATCCCTAAGCCTATGCCAGCGTAAATCTCCCTAACATGTAATGGCTGGTAAAGAACAAACTCGAAGTCAGGCGGCACCACCACCAGACTCTCACGCACGTAATACTGAGTAAATGTGAGAACTAGTATTAAGGCTGACACGACATCAAGTACCGCGCCCGGCAACCACCATTCAGGAAGGCTAGGGTCAAGCGGGTTAGTGACTGAACCAGCGTACCTATAGACAACGAAGAGCATATTGAGTAAGACCACACCGTAAATAATTGCTGCACCAATAATCCCTGGCTTCTTATAGAGTTTTCCAGGCCTGTACTGCCTCCACAAAGACGCGAGCTGATTAAGAAAAACTATCTTAGCTATCTTAACGGCTCCCCTCAACACTCCTCCCCAGAATCTTCATGTAGAGGTCCTCAAAACTAGCTCTCTCCCCAGCCAACCTCATGATGGCGTCCATACTACCCTCAACAACCATCTTACCCTTATTAATTATGCCGACATCCGTGCAGACACCCTCAATCAAAGAAAGCATGTGACTAGACAAGAGAAACGCAACACCCTCCTCAGACGCAAGCCTCTGCACGACCTTCTTAAACATAAACTGAGAGTCTATCTCGATATTAGTTAGCGGCTCATCCATGACTAAAATCCTAGGCCTGACGAGAAGTGAAGCAACAATAGCAGTCTTCTGGAGACTGCCGCGAGATAAAGTCCTTATAGGCTTCTTTAAGTCCCCCTCAAGATTAAAGACCTCAACATAGTACTTAACGTCAGCCTCAACCTCACCCCTACTATAGCCCCGGAGAGCCGCAACATAATACATAAACTCAAGAGGAGTCAAGTAGCTAGGGAGATTAGGATAATCAGGAACATACCCAACCCTCCTCAAAGCCTCAACCCTCCTCAAACGAACGTCAAATCCATCAACAAAGACACGCCCGGCATCAGGCTTAAGCAAACCAACAACAACCCTCAACGTAGTAGTCTTCCCAGCACCGTTAGGACCAACCAAACAGTAAACCCTGCCAAAACCAACAGTAAAAGAAAGACCATCAACAGCAACAACATCACCAAACTTCTTAACCAAACCCTCAACAACAATAGCTGACGAAGCCTTCGAAACCAACAGATCGTCCCAATATCTATATCGTGCATCAATTTTTAAGGCAACTAACAATTGGTACGAGAAATTTTATGAAAGCTTACTCTATTTTATTATTCTTCTCTAATTAACGTATATACGAAAACACCCCACCCACAAGTCTCAAGTATTTGAAATACTAAGTACGTGTATGAAATTTCCGTCCCTGAAGCTGACTGAATAAAAGTTTGTGCAAGGCTAGAAACTATTAGTAGAATTAGAAACACTAGCATACCCCTGTGAAACCTAGAATTAACCACTCTCTGCCATTGATAGAATAGAGTGAAGGCAACTAACTCTAATATTATCTTAAGACCTATAAGGGTCAGGTACAGAGACCTAACAATCATCTCTAACTGCGTCAGCTCACTCAAAATCTTCTCACCCTAAGGAGCATCATGTTCTCAAAACACCTCATTTCAACTCTTCTCGGAGCCAGAATTCTCTCAAGGACCTTGCCCAGCAAAAGAGCACTCTCTTCCGAAATCGCAGTAACAACGGAATTCACCACGTCTTTCTCAACAGTTAACCTGAACTCCAGCACCTTCCCCTCAAGCTTCAATAACTCCAGCAGTTTTCTTAGAACCTCACTAACATCAGTAAACTCACCTCCGAACACCTGAATTAGGCTTTTATAGAGCTCACTTACGTAGTCTACATACCTACTCACTAGCTCCGCATCACTCGATACGATCTTCGCCAAGTACGTGTATTCTGCAGACGAAACCCATATCATGGGGTAAGACCTTGTACTCTCGTGCAATAACATGAACTCCACGTATCTACGCATAAGCGTAGTAATACCGACACCTAACTCACTAGCCCTCTTATTAAGCTTCTTTACTAGCTCCTCATCAATTCTTAAACTAACCAGAACCTTAGGTATATCTAGCTACCTCCTAATTCAAATGCTTTTATTCTTTAAATACTTAAGAATCACTTCAGCAAACTTCTCAGGCGTCAAAGCATCATTAGTCAAGAGTTGATTATTAGATAAATTCAAAGAACTCAAAATACGAGCCACTTGCGGTGGTCTGACAAAAGCTCTCGCCAATATATCACTCTCTAGAAAGACCTCACTAGTCGGCCCGTCCAGTATAATTCTTCCTTCAGACATAACTACAGTTCTCCTCGCGTACCTAGCTACTATCTCCATTTCATGCGTAATTATTATCACCGTGTGACCGCGCTCATTAAGTCTCTTCAGAAACTCCATTATCTCTAGCGACTGCCTCCAGTCTTGACCGGTAGTTGGCTCATCTATTATTAAGATCTTAGGCCTCAGCGCTAGGATAGAGCCTATAGCAATTCTCTGTCTAAGTCCTTTAGGTAGGAAGAAGGGTGACTGATTAAAGTGTTCTTCAGAAAGACCAACGATTTTAGCTGCTTCCAGAACTCTCTGCCTTACCTCATCTTCAGGTAGCAGTAGATTTCTCGGGCCAAACGCCAGCTCATCAAAAACCGTAGAATTGAATATCTGATGGTCGGGGTTTTGAAAGACATATCCTACGGAGGTAGCCAGCTCCTTAACCCTCATGTCCTTAGTATCCCTACCATATATCAAGATCCTACCCCTTGCAGGCTTTAGCAAGCCGGCAATGCATTTAGCCAGTGTGGTTTTCCCAGACCCATTCTGGCCTATTAAGCCTATGAATTCTCCCTCATCTACTGACAAGCTAACCCCGTTTAAGGCTAGAGTGCCGTCTCTGTATACGTACGTCAGGTCCTCAACCCTAATTGCTTCCCTAGTCATGGCTAAGCAACCTCCTAATAACTTCAAGTCCTTCATCAAATCTTAAGGGCACTCTTCCAGAGTAGAGACCACCCCTCCTTAACTCATTCAGCACTACCATAAACTCAGGCGGATTAACGTGGTTTGCCAAGAGAAAGTCTATATCATCAAAAAATTCTCGCGGGTCTGCGTCTTTAACTATCCTCCCCTTATTTAAGAGGATAAAACGAGTAGCTAACGGAGCTATATCTTCCAATCTATGCTCTATCACAATTATAGTAGAGTTGAGCTCTTCTCTGAGCCTCTTCAAAACTTCTAATACCTCAGCCTTCCCTAAAGGATCTAACATAGAGGTAGGTTCATCAAGAATAATCACCTCAGGCTTCATAGCTAGGATAGCCGCTATAGCTACCCTCTGCTTCTGACCTCCCGAGAGCTCGTAAGGAGGTTTATCTAGTAAGTCTTCACTGAGCTTGGTGAGCTTTAAAGCCCATAAAATCCTCCTACTAATTTCATCGATGTCTAGACCTAAGTTCTCGGGACCGAAAGCTATCTCTTCTTCAACAGACATAGTTAAGAACTGGCTTTCAGGATCTGAAAAGACTAACCCGACTCTCCTACTGACCTGACTTGGATGAAGCTTCCTAGAATCCTCACCGAATATGAGGACCTCACCCCTCATCACACCCTGATAGTTATGAGGTATCAGAGCATTCATAGACATAGCCAACGTCGTCTTACCAGACTCGTTAGGTCCCGTAATACACACAAACTCACCTCTATGTATTGTTAGGTTAATGTCTGCTAAGGCCCAGTCATTCATTAGTGAGTACTTCCAGTAATAATTGCGAAATTCTATCACAGGCGTGCCCAAATCAAGACACCCCTAAAGCACGCGCTAACACTCCTAAAACGAGCGAGTTGCTAGTGCTTAAGACCGCTGTGGTAAGTTTAAGATACAGCAGAGCTAGTAACATGAATACCATCAAAGCGATAACCAGCAAGTCTCTCAACCTCACCTCATACTTACTCAGCATATACTCGGTCCTCCTAGAGTCCCTCCATCCAGCAAAACTGAAACCTCTAGCGTCTAGAGCATTAGAGACTTCATCAGTTCTTCTTAGCGCCAGACTCATCAAAGGCACTATATAGAGTCCAAACTTCTTTATCTTGTGTGTTAGGGGGAGTTCTCCCATATCTAGAGCCCTGGCTTTCTCAGCCTCACGTATAGTGTTGAAGTCTATTATGGAGAGACCTATCGACCTAAGAGCTAAGCCAGCAGTATAAGAGATCACGTAGGGAAGCCTCAACCACCTCAAACCAAGTATGATGTCTCTTTCTCTGCTCACAGACAAAAAGTAAATTATTATTAGTATACCCCAAAACATTCTGCAGTACACTGAAAAAGCCCAAGCAATATTCTCCCAAGACACTATGATAGGACCTAACCTCCCAACAACATGATAGTCTGGAGAGTAACCCCCGAAGAAAGTGTACGCTATGAAGATTATCCAAAAGATATTAAGCATTATCGTCGTATAAAACCTGAGTATACTTACGTCTATTCTACTCAAGTAAAAAATAATTAAGAGTACGAAGATCCCTACTAGATTCCAGTCTGGCGAGTCAATCAACAAAGGATACACCGAAACTATTAGCAAGAAAAATGTCTTGACGATTGGGTGAAAACTATGGACTGGGGATTCCAGCGGTAAGTAGCCTAGAAGAGTTCTCTTCATACGCGAGCTTCTCAGACTCATTAGAAAACCCTCTCAAGCCCACCAACCCTTACAGAAAGCCCTGTGCCTTACAACCAACGGCGAGAGCGCCTTAAGCAATATAGCGCCAAACACTAGTGATGGAATCCCATTACCTATAACCCATCCACTAAAGAATAGCGGGACAGAAGCCACAGTTATCAAACCAAACCACTGAAGCGCTGTAACCGCCCAGAAAGCCCCCAGAAAGTTATTTACTATGACCGCAGACCAGATAAAGTGAATCCAGTCTCTAGAGCTTTTAAGACTAGGATCTAGCTTCAAAGCCCTGAAGACCCAAGCAGGCAGAAAACCTTGAATGAAGTTAGAAGGGAAGTACGCAACACTAACGTATAGGGGGGCACCAGCTAAGCTATTGCTTATGAAGGGGAAGAGACCGCCAGCAAGAACTCCCCACATACCGAACCAGATACCGCCCACAGCCTGCACAGCAACCCCCGGCCAGAAACCAGTCACTCCATACCCTAACGGTATTGCTATACTGCCGAAAGTTCCGGCAACCGCCCCAACACCTATCAACAAAGCAAAGACCGTTATATGGACTGTGCCGGGCTTCCTAATCTCCCCTTCAACTAATTCCCAAACAGATTTAGCTTGAGGCACAAAGACACCTCGTTAAGTACAAGATAAGATCATTAAAAAATCTAAGTAATACAATGTAATACAACTGAAAACCTAATCTCTTAAAACGAGAAATAAACGTAGTGAAACGCCTGAAGAGTCTTCATAGTGTGTTCTATTAACGAGAACTCATAACTAATAGCGTCCTCAAACTCCCAGAAAGACGGACTCTCAAGATTTATCTTTTTGGTGTCCCTCATGATTATTTAGGTGGTTGAGAGTTGAAGAGAGTAGTAGTCGTCCCGTTCGCGTCCAGACTTCACGGAGAGCTCTATTACTCGTCCGTATATGACGTGCTGAGGAGCCATATCCTGAGAGCAGGTGTGAACGTGAAGGTCTTGCCGCCAGTGACTGACAATGAAGATATAGAGTCTCTCGCGCGCGAGAATAGCGATGCCGTACCAGTTTTTGCTGTCTTGACAGGCGGCACAAGCAGACTCATGCGTAAATTCGCGTCAGTAGCTAATTACGGTGTGGTGTTATTCTTGGCACACGGCGAGCACAACAGCTTGCCGTCCGCTATATCTGCTAGAGTGAAGATGAGTATGGCAGGAATTAAGACTTGGTTACTCCACTGCAGGGAAGTAGGCTCGGTCGAGTGCCCGAACAAGATCTGGCGTGCGGTGAATATAGCTGAGGCGATCGCGTCACTCCTTAACTCGCGAGTCTTGTTAATAGGTCCCTACGCGGAGAAGCCTGAAAACGCGGAAGATTTCGAAAAACGCTTCAACTCAGTAGTTGACGTGATGACTGTCAACGAATTAACATCAATGCTAGAGTCTGCAAGAAGCGACTACGTTGAGCACTTCTTAAGAACTTTTGAAAATGCAGAACATAAGCTACTGAAAAACAAGTTGATTGAAGTCGCCAAGCTATACGCTGTCATCAGGTCTGTATTCGAGGAACGCAATTACGACGGGGCCGCGCTAGATTGCTTCCCGTACCTCATAAAACACGGCGTGACTCCCTGCCTAGCGCTGTCCCTACTGAACGCGGAAGGCCTAGTAATAGCGTGTGAGGGAGACTTAGTAGCGTTAACCCTCATGCTGATCTCTAAGAAACTCAGTGGCGTGAGTGGCTGGATCGCTAACGCGTCAATGTTTGAAGACAGGAAAGCTTACTTCGCACACTGCACTATAGCGCTCAACATGATTAAAAACCCAGTAATTCTCTCCCACTTCGAGTCAGGATATCCATACTCCATAACTGGAGAACTAAAAAACGATACCTACACGATCACGTCACTAAGTCCAGACTACAGCACCATGATCGCGTCACTAGGACGCTTAGTAGAGAGTGGAATGCTACACGAGTCTATGTGCAGGACACAAGCAGTAATTGACCTCAACCTCCGCACAGAAGAAATACCTATGGTAGCAGTCTCTAACCACCACGTACTAATACCTGGTGACGTTCGAGAAGAACTGAGAATCATTGCCTCACTGCTCGGGATCAACTACGCAGAATACAGAGACCTCATTAAGACAACGTGACACGCTACACTCCCCTAGGTATTAAGTCTACGTAACCGTCTCTTGAGATAACCTCAAACTCTACCTCATAGATTTTCTCGGGCGTGCCAGACTTTAAGAAACTCCTCACATCGCCCGTGAAGACTACCTCACCGTTCTTGAGCCCCACTACACAGTCCACGTAACTCAACAGAGGATTTAACTGATTAGAAGCCACTAAGACTACCCTACCATCTCTGCTTAAAGTCCTCAAGTGCTTCAGCAAGATCAGCTGGAATCTCACATCTATGTGTGAGAGAGGCTCATCAAGAGCTACTACCCTAGAATTTCTTGAGAGTCCCTTCACTAGCAGGGTCCTGCTCAACTCACCACTACTCACTCTACTCAGCCTCCTCCTCAGCAACTTACTCAACTCAAACAACTCAACATACTTCTCGAGCAGACCCTCGTCAATCATCGGGTCACTCAATATTAGGTCCCCGACAGTCATGTCAGGCATTACGTCAACTAGGGGAGGCACGTAAGTCACTAGCCTCGCCCTCTCCTCAGCACTAACAGCACGCAAGTCTTTATTGAGTATCCTCACAAAACCTTCATAACTCACTAGCCCTGAGAGAGCCTTAAGCAACGTAGTCTTCCCGGCACCGTTAGGACCAACTACCGCGACAACACCGCTACCGAAAGAGAAACTAACCTCCTTAATGATTTGTGTGCCATTATAAGAAACACTCAGCCCGAGAACCTCAAGAACCATACTTCCTCAACTCAAGTATAGCTAGACCCAACACCGGCGCGCCAATCATTGAAGCAATGACGTTAACGGGTATCTCAACACCACTCACTAAAGTCTTGCCGAGAAGGTCAGATGAGGTAAGTAGAAGTGACCCTAAAACCACAGAAGCTGACGCAACAAAAGCTATGTCGCTGGTTTTAAGAAGCCTCCTAGAAATGTGCGGCGCCGCCAAACCAACAAAACCTATCACCCCGAACCAAGCAACCGTGAGTGAGGCTGTCAGGGAAGCCAGTAGCGTAGAGTACCTCCTTAACTTAGCCGGGTCTCGCCCCAGCTGCCTCACGAAATCGTCACTGACTTGAAGATTATTGAGTGGGTGCCTAACGAACAACACGTAGCTCGCGACCAGCAATAACGAGGAAACTAACAAGACTAGAACGTCTGCAGATGGACTCACGAAAGAACCCATGCTCCACGCGATCAACTTGTGTATGTCGCGAGAGATGAAATACTGCGGTAAGAGAGAAGCTGAGTAGAAGAAAGTACCTACCGCAACCCCCGCCAACACTAGAGACGTAGGCGTCATACCGGCCCTCGAAGCTATGAAGAGAGTCATTGAATACGCGATCAACCCGCCTAAGAAAGCAGTAAGGGACCTAACACCGATCCCTAGAGGGTGTGTTAAGTAACTAGTGAGAGATAAGGTTAGGGAGACCGTGAATAAAGCTCCTGAAGAAACACCCAGTATGTATGGGTCTGCTAACGGGTTCTTAGTACTCAATTGCATCAAGTATCCTGAGAGAGCTAGTGTAGCACCAACAATAACAGCCGTTAAAGCTCTCAAGACTCTATATCCTTCAATACCTAAATCACCAAGAACTAACTGGGTGACGCCGGAAACCAAGACTTCCAGAGGATTCATTACTCTGTAACCCAAGCTTAAGTGAGTGAGGAAAGCAAGAGTTAGCAAGAGAACTAATACGGAAAATACCGTGAGAAACCTTCTCCTCCTCCAGAAAATAAACGACTTCACGTGACTCATGCTAAAAACATCACCGACTAACCTAACGTGAGTCCCCACTCACTAACAACACTTTCGTCAACAAAACTAGGAACTTGAGTTATGTTGTAGGCTCCAGGATAGAGAATCCTAGCTAAGATCTCAACAGCTAGGCCCAGTCTAGGGCCCGGGCGAGACACTATATCCTCGACCTCACCACCCAACACGTATATCCTCCCCTCCCTAACAGCAGTAATGTTACTCCAGCCAGGTCTCGAAGTAATCATGCTTATCAAGTCTTGAGGACTGCCGAACATGCCGTAATTATAGCTTAATAAAATCACGGAAGGATTCAAGTCTATAACTGACTCAGGACTAGCCACAAACCACGAGAGACTAGTATTCCCGAAAATGTTCTCCCCGCCAGCGTAAACCACGATACTGTTCTGGAAA
The Zestosphaera sp. DNA segment above includes these coding regions:
- a CDS encoding ATP-binding cassette domain-containing protein, whose protein sequence is MGTPVIEFRNYYWKYSLMNDWALADINLTIHRGEFVCITGPNESGKTTLAMSMNALIPHNYQGVMRGEVLIFGEDSRKLHPSQVSRRVGLVFSDPESQFLTMSVEEEIAFGPENLGLDIDEISRRILWALKLTKLSEDLLDKPPYELSGGQKQRVAIAAILAMKPEVIILDEPTSMLDPLGKAEVLEVLKRLREELNSTIIVIEHRLEDIAPLATRFILLNKGRIVKDADPREFFDDIDFLLANHVNPPEFMVVLNELRRGGLYSGRVPLRFDEGLEVIRRLLSHD
- a CDS encoding energy-coupling factor transporter transmembrane component T gives rise to the protein MSLRSSRMKRTLLGYLPLESPVHSFHPIVKTFFLLIVSVYPLLIDSPDWNLVGIFVLLIIFYLSRIDVSILRFYTTIMLNIFWIIFIAYTFFGGYSPDYHVVGRLGPIIVSWENIAWAFSVYCRMFWGILIIIYFLSVSRERDIILGLRWLRLPYVISYTAGLALRSIGLSIIDFNTIREAEKARALDMGELPLTHKIKKFGLYIVPLMSLALRRTDEVSNALDARGFSFAGWRDSRRTEYMLSKYEVRLRDLLVIALMVFMLLALLYLKLTTAVLSTSNSLVLGVLARALGVS
- a CDS encoding ABC transporter ATP-binding protein — its product is MVLEVLGLSVSYNGTQIIKEVSFSFGSGVVAVVGPNGAGKTTLLKALSGLVSYEGFVRILNKDLRAVSAEERARLVTYVPPLVDVMPDMTVGDLILSDPMIDEGLLEKYVELFELSKLLRRRLSRVSSGELSRTLLVKGLSRNSRVVALDEPLSHIDVRFQLILLKHLRTLSRDGRVVLVASNQLNPLLSYVDCVVGLKNGEVVFTGDVRSFLKSGTPEKIYEVEFEVISRDGYVDLIPRGV
- a CDS encoding iron ABC transporter permease, with translation MSHVKSFIFWRRRRFLTVFSVLVLLLTLAFLTHLSLGYRVMNPLEVLVSGVTQLVLGDLGIEGYRVLRALTAVIVGATLALSGYLMQLSTKNPLADPYILGVSSGALFTVSLTLSLTSYLTHPLGIGVRSLTAFLGGLIAYSMTLFIASRAGMTPTSLVLAGVAVGTFFYSASLLPQYFISRDIHKLIAWSMGSFVSPSADVLVLLVSSLLLVASYVLFVRHPLNNLQVSDDFVRQLGRDPAKLRRYSTLLASLTASLTVAWFGVIGFVGLAAPHISRRLLKTSDIAFVASASVVLGSLLLTSSDLLGKTLVSGVEIPVNVIASMIGAPVLGLAILELRKYGS
- a CDS encoding ATP-binding cassette domain-containing protein, which translates into the protein MKLLGGCLAMTREAIRVEDLTYVYRDGTLALNGVSLSVDEGEFIGLIGQNGSGKTTLAKCIAGLLKPARGRILIYGRDTKDMRVKELATSVGYVFQNPDHQIFNSTVFDELAFGPRNLLLPEDEVRQRVLEAAKIVGLSEEHFNQSPFFLPKGLRQRIAIGSILALRPKILIIDEPTTGQDWRQSLEIMEFLKRLNERGHTVIIITHEMEIVARYARRTVVMSEGRIILDGPTSEVFLESDILARAFVRPPQVARILSSLNLSNNQLLTNDALTPEKFAEVILKYLKNKSI
- a CDS encoding ABC transporter ATP-binding protein; protein product: MVSKASSAIVVEGLVKKFGDVVAVDGLSFTVGFGRVYCLVGPNGAGKTTTLRVVVGLLKPDAGRVFVDGFDVRLRRVEALRRVGYVPDYPNLPSYLTPLEFMYYVAALRGYSRGEVEADVKYYVEVFNLEGDLKKPIRTLSRGSLQKTAIVASLLVRPRILVMDEPLTNIEIDSQFMFKKVVQRLASEEGVAFLLSSHMLSLIEGVCTDVGIINKGKMVVEGSMDAIMRLAGERASFEDLYMKILGRSVEGSR